From a region of the Candidatus Bathyarchaeia archaeon genome:
- the endA gene encoding tRNA-intron lyase translates to MKTIGNLVGGRIIVWDFNEANHLYRLGFYGKPVGIPKPKPGQEFQAPLTLDIMEAIYLQEKGLLEIRSQKDGRPVKMKTLLNKAAKLYNNFEKSYMIYKDLRDKGYVVTPGIKFGSDFAVYERGPGIDHAPFIISVKSRKDSMGPFEIVRAGRLATTVRKQFIIACPKNGKGKIDYLIFKWFKA, encoded by the coding sequence TTGAAGACCATAGGTAATCTGGTTGGAGGCAGAATCATAGTTTGGGATTTTAACGAGGCTAACCACCTCTACCGCCTAGGCTTTTACGGCAAGCCCGTTGGCATACCGAAGCCGAAGCCCGGCCAAGAGTTTCAAGCACCATTAACCCTAGACATAATGGAGGCCATATACCTCCAAGAAAAAGGTTTATTGGAAATTAGGTCCCAGAAAGACGGTAGACCAGTGAAGATGAAAACGTTACTAAACAAAGCGGCGAAGCTGTACAACAACTTCGAGAAATCGTACATGATCTATAAGGATCTGCGTGATAAAGGATACGTGGTAACCCCTGGGATCAAGTTTGGATCAGACTTCGCCGTGTATGAGAGAGGGCCCGGCATAGATCACGCGCCCTTCATCATCTCCGTTAAATCTAGAAAGGACTCGATGGGACCCTTTGAAATCGTGAGGGCTGGTCGACTGGCCACCACTGTGAGAAAGCAATTCATCATAGCCTGCCCGAAAAATGGCAAAGGCAAAATCGACTATTTGATATTTAAATGGTTTAAAGCTTAA
- a CDS encoding DUF47 family protein, producing MCGVTYPLETEAAVRRRMLNMCQDHARIVVDIVRELTLLMESVSNRNGEEADKHSLEMGKLISESKQAKSKLLEEIASVGSLLISRESFLRLIFEVEKISDYAEAVAYRLMDLEKQKWKVNEKYMAELVEFMTMVLEQIIKVRETMMSLGFNPEKALELSKNVEQMEKSLDEKNRSLDMKILKSNLPIPAMLLMREILNHVEMISDIGMNVIDLIRLIAIYG from the coding sequence GTGTGCGGTGTGACGTATCCCCTGGAAACTGAGGCTGCTGTAAGGCGTAGGATGCTTAACATGTGTCAGGATCACGCTAGGATAGTGGTGGATATCGTTAGGGAGCTGACCTTGCTGATGGAAAGTGTGTCTAATCGGAACGGTGAGGAAGCGGATAAGCACAGCTTAGAGATGGGTAAGCTGATATCTGAATCCAAACAAGCGAAGTCCAAGCTGTTGGAGGAAATCGCCTCCGTTGGGTCTCTTCTGATAAGCAGGGAGAGCTTTCTTCGGCTGATTTTCGAGGTTGAAAAAATCTCCGATTACGCTGAGGCCGTGGCCTACCGTTTAATGGATTTGGAGAAGCAGAAATGGAAGGTAAATGAGAAGTACATGGCAGAGTTGGTTGAGTTTATGACCATGGTGTTGGAGCAAATTATTAAGGTAAGGGAAACGATGATGTCCCTTGGCTTTAACCCGGAGAAAGCGTTAGAGCTTTCTAAAAACGTTGAGCAAATGGAGAAGAGCTTAGATGAAAAGAACAGAAGCTTAGACATGAAGATTTTAAAATCAAACTTACCTATACCAGCGATGTTGCTGATGAGGGAAATCCTAAACCACGTTGAGATGATCTCAGACATAGGAATGAACGTCATCGACTTAATCAGGCTCATAGCCATATACGGTTGA
- a CDS encoding HD family hydrolase, which yields MITTWLEFGKLKNVPRTGWLLRGLGRWSVESVADHVARTSFIAMSLADTLAAKGVTLDGYKVVEMSLLHDISEAMLLDMDRRVSKLIGEDFKKRAEKTIEEFTLKRLEPSLKERYLSLLRDYREGNSVEAQVVKVSDKLETLIQAYEYEQSGFSPSKVQEFWEEENRLTALIKDPALKDLVVEIINDLNRHRGSLSKSKLQPEVINQ from the coding sequence TTGATAACTACGTGGTTGGAGTTCGGTAAGCTGAAGAACGTGCCACGAACAGGTTGGCTTCTAAGAGGATTGGGCAGATGGTCGGTGGAGTCGGTAGCCGATCATGTGGCGAGAACAAGCTTTATCGCGATGAGTCTTGCCGACACTTTGGCCGCTAAAGGTGTTACATTGGATGGTTATAAGGTTGTGGAAATGAGCTTGCTTCACGATATCTCAGAAGCCATGCTCTTGGACATGGATAGAAGAGTTTCAAAGCTAATTGGTGAAGACTTTAAGAAAAGGGCTGAGAAGACCATTGAAGAATTTACGTTGAAGCGGCTTGAGCCTAGTTTAAAGGAGCGATATTTAAGCCTTCTAAGGGATTATCGCGAAGGGAACAGTGTCGAAGCCCAAGTCGTTAAGGTTTCGGACAAGCTTGAAACGTTGATTCAAGCCTATGAGTATGAGCAATCTGGGTTTTCACCGAGTAAGGTCCAGGAATTCTGGGAGGAGGAAAACCGATTAACGGCGCTCATTAAAGATCCAGCCTTAAAAGATCTCGTGGTAGAGATCATCAATGATTTAAATCGTCATAGAGGGTCACTCTCAAAATCAAAACTTCAACCTGAAGTTATTAACCAATAA
- a CDS encoding class I SAM-dependent methyltransferase family protein: protein MPRRRLRLLEKAAQNIVGSENAKLLMKGVDIVGDIAVVKFPEDLKSFRRAVALELLKEAPYLKVVLQQSSPVSGKYRLRRLSWLAGERRKTTFHREYGCLYKVNLERTYFSPRLSAERHRVASQLQLEGGEKLILNMFAGVGCFSILIAKRNKACKVYSVDLNRHAVELMVYNAYLNKVRRQVTSILGDARHVAFNLFQRKVDRVLMPLPEKAKEYLNCAVAALKPEGGIIHYQTFIHASKNINPAKAAEDEVRNELKNIPHEILLSKVIRDVGPRWFHVAVDVKTTSALI from the coding sequence TTGCCTAGAAGAAGGTTGAGGCTACTGGAGAAAGCGGCTCAAAACATTGTGGGTTCTGAAAACGCGAAACTCTTGATGAAGGGCGTAGACATAGTAGGGGACATAGCTGTTGTAAAATTTCCCGAGGATTTGAAAAGCTTTAGACGCGCTGTGGCATTGGAGCTTTTAAAGGAAGCCCCGTATTTAAAGGTGGTTTTACAGCAATCCTCACCGGTTTCCGGTAAATATAGGCTGAGGAGGCTTAGCTGGTTAGCGGGGGAAAGAAGGAAAACAACCTTCCACAGGGAGTATGGTTGCCTTTACAAGGTAAATCTGGAGAGGACCTATTTTTCTCCTCGGCTGAGCGCTGAGAGGCATAGAGTAGCCTCTCAACTTCAGCTTGAAGGTGGAGAAAAACTTATCCTAAACATGTTCGCGGGTGTTGGATGCTTCTCCATACTTATCGCTAAAAGAAATAAAGCATGTAAAGTTTATTCCGTCGACCTCAATAGACATGCCGTCGAGCTGATGGTTTACAACGCATATTTGAATAAGGTGAGGAGACAGGTGACCTCGATCCTAGGCGATGCACGCCACGTGGCGTTTAACCTCTTCCAACGAAAGGTTGACAGGGTTTTAATGCCTTTGCCTGAAAAGGCGAAGGAATATTTAAACTGTGCCGTAGCAGCCCTCAAGCCGGAAGGAGGCATTATACACTATCAGACCTTCATACACGCATCTAAAAACATCAATCCAGCGAAGGCCGCTGAAGATGAAGTAAGGAATGAATTAAAGAACATCCCACATGAAATTCTACTCTCGAAAGTTATTAGAGATGTAGGTCCCAGATGGTTTCATGTAGCCGTTGACGTCAAGACGACGAGCGCTTTAATTTAG
- a CDS encoding DNA-directed RNA polymerase subunit P, with amino-acid sequence MEEERSQVTGILYECLNCGSKVSLEELSMTPEIKCPYCGYRVLKKSRPPIVKRVKAR; translated from the coding sequence ATGGAGGAAGAGAGGTCTCAGGTCACTGGAATACTCTATGAATGCTTAAACTGCGGCTCGAAGGTAAGCTTAGAGGAGCTTTCCATGACACCTGAAATAAAATGCCCCTACTGCGGATACCGAGTCCTAAAGAAGTCGAGGCCTCCGATCGTAAAACGCGTTAAAGCTAGGTAA
- the glyS gene encoding glycine--tRNA ligase, translated as MPSVDLYDRVLELSRRRGFFWPSFEIYGGVGGFIDFGPLGAKIMWKLKNHWRDFFVRLEGLLEIITPVITPSRVFEASGHVEHFRDPMVTCLSCEKKFRADQLLEEVVGKRFEGKPLETIDFFIAEKNVRCPECGGKLSRSEFFTTMFRTTIGPYSEEVAYGRPEAAQGMFLDFKRVYETARERFPLGIAQIGRAMRNEISPRQGPIRLREFTIMEFEFFFDPENPMCEKLPSIENLEINLLPSLVREKGVEEPVKITLRKAVEEGFITSEWLAYFMGKSVKFLEQLGIEPDDQRFEEKLPTERAHYSLQTFDQQVKLDRWGWTEVAGFAYRGDYDLKRHALYSKVDMRIFKGYEQPVEKVIRSIHPVEGEVIKLFGERAKLVLEKLREAEPEEVYSQLGRQGFFKLGEFTIPASCFLREEKRVKETGARFIPHVVEPSFGAERLLYAILEKAYSVKEGRVVLQLPSFLSPYDVAVFPLVSKNGLNDYSYKLSQQLLYQGFDVFYDEKGSIGRRYARADEAGIPAAITIDYQTMQDDTVTVRDRDSWSQIRVDVKRLDSYLTELLKRSKRID; from the coding sequence GTGCCTTCAGTGGACTTGTATGATAGGGTTCTGGAGCTTTCAAGAAGGAGGGGATTTTTCTGGCCCTCCTTCGAAATCTACGGAGGAGTGGGGGGCTTCATCGACTTTGGGCCATTAGGCGCTAAGATAATGTGGAAGTTGAAGAATCATTGGAGGGATTTCTTCGTAAGGTTGGAGGGGTTGTTAGAGATCATAACCCCCGTCATCACACCCAGCAGGGTTTTTGAAGCTTCAGGACACGTTGAACATTTTCGAGATCCCATGGTGACTTGTTTAAGCTGTGAAAAGAAGTTTCGGGCTGACCAACTCCTTGAAGAAGTGGTAGGGAAGCGGTTTGAAGGAAAACCTTTAGAAACCATAGATTTCTTCATAGCGGAAAAGAACGTAAGATGCCCCGAGTGTGGAGGCAAGCTTTCTAGATCTGAGTTTTTCACTACAATGTTCAGGACGACGATAGGACCCTATAGCGAGGAAGTAGCGTATGGAAGGCCTGAAGCGGCTCAAGGCATGTTCCTAGACTTTAAACGTGTATACGAGACTGCTAGAGAAAGGTTTCCATTAGGCATAGCTCAAATCGGCAGAGCTATGAGAAACGAGATCTCCCCTAGGCAGGGACCTATAAGGCTCAGAGAGTTCACTATCATGGAGTTCGAATTCTTCTTTGACCCTGAAAACCCCATGTGTGAGAAGCTTCCCTCGATTGAAAACTTGGAAATCAATTTGCTACCCAGCCTCGTGAGGGAGAAGGGCGTTGAAGAGCCTGTTAAAATAACCCTTCGAAAGGCCGTTGAAGAGGGCTTCATCACATCGGAATGGCTCGCGTATTTTATGGGTAAATCCGTGAAGTTTCTAGAGCAGCTGGGAATAGAACCTGATGATCAGCGTTTTGAGGAGAAGCTTCCTACCGAGAGGGCTCACTACTCCCTTCAAACCTTTGACCAGCAGGTTAAGCTTGATAGGTGGGGATGGACCGAGGTGGCTGGGTTCGCCTATAGAGGGGACTATGACCTTAAGAGACATGCCTTGTACTCGAAGGTGGACATGAGGATTTTTAAGGGATATGAGCAACCGGTTGAAAAGGTCATCAGGTCTATTCACCCAGTTGAAGGGGAGGTGATTAAATTGTTCGGGGAGCGAGCTAAGCTCGTATTGGAAAAGCTTCGAGAAGCCGAACCTGAGGAAGTTTACAGCCAATTGGGAAGGCAAGGGTTTTTTAAGTTAGGTGAATTTACAATTCCAGCCTCATGCTTCCTCCGAGAGGAGAAGAGGGTTAAGGAGACGGGAGCGAGGTTTATACCCCATGTCGTCGAGCCCAGCTTTGGGGCTGAAAGGCTTCTCTACGCAATTTTGGAGAAAGCCTACTCAGTTAAGGAGGGAAGGGTTGTACTTCAGTTGCCTAGTTTCCTGTCACCTTACGATGTAGCCGTGTTCCCCTTAGTTTCAAAAAACGGATTAAATGATTACTCTTACAAGCTTAGCCAACAACTCCTATACCAAGGATTCGACGTTTTCTATGATGAGAAAGGCTCGATAGGTCGGAGATACGCGAGGGCGGATGAAGCGGGAATACCTGCAGCCATAACCATCGACTACCAGACCATGCAGGATGACACGGTTACGGTCAGGGATCGAGATTCTTGGAGTCAAATTAGAGTTGACGTAAAACGGTTAGATAGTTATTTGACCGAGCTGCTGAAACGTAGCAAGAGAATTGATTAA
- a CDS encoding cobalamin-dependent protein (Presence of a B(12) (cobalamin)-binding domain implies dependence on cobalamin itself, in one of its several forms, or in some unusual lineages, dependence on a cobalamin-like analog.), giving the protein MRLWMNLEQPSFGLKALILDMAEPEVLRREVERALSLGVKPREVLDIMVEALEEIGERYERGEAFLSDLLMAGLLATEVVNTLKPFWRREAGGLKVVMGTVKGDVHDIGKNIVIMMLQAAGFEVIDLGVDVSAER; this is encoded by the coding sequence TTGAGGTTGTGGATGAACTTGGAGCAACCGAGTTTTGGCTTAAAGGCGTTGATATTGGATATGGCTGAGCCGGAGGTTTTAAGGCGGGAGGTGGAGAGGGCGCTGAGTTTAGGCGTTAAGCCAAGGGAGGTATTAGACATCATGGTCGAGGCTTTGGAGGAGATAGGCGAGAGATACGAGCGGGGGGAGGCGTTCCTTTCAGACTTGCTGATGGCGGGCTTGTTGGCCACAGAGGTTGTGAACACATTAAAGCCATTTTGGAGACGTGAGGCCGGAGGGTTGAAGGTTGTGATGGGAACCGTTAAGGGCGACGTCCACGACATCGGTAAGAACATAGTCATCATGATGCTTCAAGCCGCCGGCTTCGAGGTCATCGACCTAGGTGTGGATGTGTCGGCTGAAAGGT